The genomic DNA AACAATGGAAAGGTTTCCTAGGGGATCGTTTAGACCAAGCACAAGATGCAGGAATGAGTAAGCAAGTCATTAATGATCTTGCTTTTCAAATTGGAGATTACTTAGCTAAACAAGTGGATCCGAAAAACGAGCAAGAACGAGTATTATCTGATCTTTGGTCAGTTGCCACTCCTGAAGAACAACAAGCAATTGCAAACATAATGGTCAAGCTTGTTCAAAATGACGGTACACATTAAGAAGAGAGGGATTCCTCTCTTTTTTTATTTTTTAAAGAGTCAGATAATAACAAGTTTTTTAGAAAAAAAGGTAAATTTTTTTGACAACTTTGTCCCTTTGAAAAAATTCTTTGCAGGCTTCCTTGTTTTCCCTTTCATCTTCAATCAAAATCATTTATTATAGAAATTAGATGAAAAAAATATAAATATAATTAAGGGTTAATTACTTGTAATAAAACATTAAGACCTATTTATATTAAAAATATAACAATTATATAGTCATAAAGCCTAATGAATTTTTTTAAAAAAAGGAGGGTTTAAATGAGCAAAAAAGAATGGTATTTGGAATATGAAATACAAATAAATCGACCAGGTTTACTTGGGGATATTTCATCATTGTTAGGAATGTTATCAATTAATATTGTTACGATAAATGGTGTAGATCAGGGATGCAGGGGACTTTTAATTCTCGCCAAAAATGATGAACAAATTGCGCGTCTAGAATCTATTTTACAAACGATGGATACTATAAGATTAATAAAAATCCGCGAACCAAAACTTCGAGATCGTCTGGCTGTCAGGCATGGAAGGTATATCCAACGAGATGCAGATGATAAGAAAACCTTTCGTTTTGTTCGAGCGGAGCTAGGTTTGCTTGTTGACTTTTTAGCTGAATTATTTAAACAGGATGGACATAAATTAATTGGTATAAGAGGGATGCCTCGAGTTGGCAAAACCGAATCAATTGTCGCTTCAAGCGTTAGCGCAAATAAAAAGTGGTTATTTGTTTCTTCAACGCTATTGAAACAAACGGTACGGAATCAATTAATACAAGAAGAATATAATGTAAATAATTTATTTATTATTGACGGGATTGTTTCGACTAGAAGAGCGAGTGAACAACATTGGCAGCTTGTCCGCGAAATAATGAGGCTGCCTGCAGTAAAAGTAGTCGAACATCCAGATATTTTTGTTCAAAATACGGAATTTTCTCTTGAAGATTTTGATTATATTATTGAACTTCGTCATGAGCATGATGAAAAAATTACATATGAGTTAGGTAACAATCATTTATTTTCTAATGCAACTTTTGGTGGTTTTGATTTTTAACATAATGGAAGGTGTTTATCGTTGACGGAACTAGGAAATCAACTCAAAGAAGCTCGTCAAGCTAAAGGATTA from Bacillus aquiflavi includes the following:
- a CDS encoding DUF3243 domain-containing protein; translation: MSVLENWQQWKGFLGDRLDQAQDAGMSKQVINDLAFQIGDYLAKQVDPKNEQERVLSDLWSVATPEEQQAIANIMVKLVQNDGTH
- a CDS encoding DUF3388 domain-containing protein; the protein is MSKKEWYLEYEIQINRPGLLGDISSLLGMLSINIVTINGVDQGCRGLLILAKNDEQIARLESILQTMDTIRLIKIREPKLRDRLAVRHGRYIQRDADDKKTFRFVRAELGLLVDFLAELFKQDGHKLIGIRGMPRVGKTESIVASSVSANKKWLFVSSTLLKQTVRNQLIQEEYNVNNLFIIDGIVSTRRASEQHWQLVREIMRLPAVKVVEHPDIFVQNTEFSLEDFDYIIELRHEHDEKITYELGNNHLFSNATFGGFDF